Proteins encoded by one window of Pseudomonas tructae:
- a CDS encoding TonB-dependent siderophore receptor, with amino-acid sequence MHRRIKGYSRSALGLLSLLPLLATAEPIDFNIRPQSMNSALAELAEQSGLQVIYNGELVDGKFAPAVQGRQEPTTALQNLLRGSGLGWQTTGSSSVIIEQLPELSDALELGATTINSQSHRDDAYSPIDGYIAQRTSTGTKTDTPMLENPQAISVVTRERMEDLGAQKLDQALRYTAGVRTDSGGSDNAADNPFLRGYAISLTYRDGLRLRPVGFFGIFGEEVYGLERIEVLKGPTSVLYGQSAPGGTINSISKRPTDYQRGEIALVTGSGNRKQAQFDTSGPVNDDGSLLYRFVALGREADGNFDHTDDDRVYIAPSMTWRPDDQTQLTLLFSYQKNKALASTNIPWAAVNGNSPYGRVPMHRFLGEPGFDHEEVETWSLGYEFSHQFDDTWGFRQNVRYSDFDNQENYLARVSGLVNGDDGSINTSIRRDYQLRHAYGDLLALDNQLQANFGTGPIEHTALFGVDYSWSNSIRNERWGAGPKLNVFDPVYGRPVDTSAYRDWVNAQQRSVQTGFYVQDQLKYGNWVMTLGGRQDEASSRSKDRWTGNEDSDQDWSAFTGRAGLVYLFDNGFAPYVSYSESFNPVSGTTSPARGSKPMDPETGKQYEIGIRYQPPGSETQITLSLYDLLKQNALTTDPDNWSYSVQTGETRSKGIELEAFTTIANDLKLTASYSYSDVKVTKDNDGNEGNRLYKVPAQLASAWLDYSVPFDPLQGLSIGFGARYTGYTYGDAANTFKVPAYTLLDAAVRYDLGKLDPKLKGTRISVNASNISDRYYVASCFFALACNMGEGRKVVAELSYRW; translated from the coding sequence ATGCATCGACGCATCAAAGGTTACTCCAGGAGCGCACTCGGGCTTCTGAGCCTGCTACCACTTCTGGCCACGGCAGAGCCGATCGACTTCAACATCCGACCGCAAAGCATGAACTCGGCATTGGCCGAGTTGGCCGAGCAAAGCGGCCTGCAGGTGATCTACAACGGCGAACTGGTGGATGGCAAATTCGCACCGGCCGTACAAGGCCGTCAGGAGCCGACGACCGCCCTGCAGAATCTGTTGCGCGGCAGCGGCCTGGGTTGGCAGACCACTGGCAGCAGCAGTGTGATCATCGAACAATTGCCAGAGCTGAGCGATGCGCTGGAGCTTGGGGCAACCACCATCAACAGCCAGTCTCATCGTGATGACGCCTACAGTCCCATCGACGGCTACATTGCCCAACGTACCTCTACCGGCACAAAAACCGACACACCGATGCTGGAAAACCCGCAAGCAATCTCGGTGGTAACCCGCGAGCGCATGGAAGATCTTGGTGCCCAGAAACTTGACCAAGCCCTGCGCTACACCGCTGGTGTGCGTACCGATTCCGGTGGTTCGGACAATGCTGCCGACAATCCCTTCCTGCGGGGCTATGCAATTTCTTTGACCTACCGCGATGGCCTGCGCCTGCGGCCGGTAGGATTCTTCGGCATTTTCGGCGAAGAAGTCTACGGACTGGAGCGCATCGAAGTACTCAAAGGGCCGACCTCGGTGCTTTACGGCCAGAGCGCGCCGGGGGGAACGATCAACTCGATCTCCAAGCGCCCGACCGACTACCAGCGTGGCGAGATCGCACTGGTCACCGGTAGTGGCAATCGCAAGCAGGCTCAGTTCGATACCAGCGGCCCTGTCAATGACGACGGCAGTCTGCTTTACCGATTTGTCGCCCTGGGACGCGAGGCCGATGGCAACTTCGATCACACCGATGACGACCGGGTCTACATTGCTCCCAGCATGACCTGGCGGCCCGACGATCAGACTCAACTGACCCTGCTCTTCAGCTACCAGAAGAACAAAGCCCTGGCTTCAACCAACATTCCCTGGGCTGCAGTCAACGGTAATAGTCCCTATGGTAGGGTGCCCATGCACCGCTTTCTCGGCGAACCGGGCTTCGATCATGAAGAGGTCGAAACCTGGTCTCTGGGCTACGAGTTCTCGCACCAGTTCGATGACACCTGGGGCTTTCGTCAGAACGTGCGATACAGCGATTTTGACAACCAGGAAAACTACCTGGCCCGGGTCAGCGGCTTGGTCAATGGTGATGACGGCAGCATCAACACCAGCATCCGACGCGACTATCAACTGCGACATGCCTACGGTGATCTGCTGGCACTGGACAACCAGTTGCAAGCGAACTTCGGTACTGGGCCGATTGAACACACCGCTCTTTTCGGCGTCGATTACAGCTGGAGTAACTCGATCCGCAATGAACGCTGGGGAGCTGGGCCAAAGCTGAATGTATTCGACCCGGTCTACGGGCGACCGGTGGACACTTCGGCATATCGGGATTGGGTTAATGCCCAGCAGCGCAGTGTACAAACCGGCTTCTACGTACAGGACCAACTCAAATACGGTAATTGGGTAATGACCCTGGGCGGCCGTCAGGATGAAGCCTCCAGCCGCAGCAAGGATCGCTGGACCGGTAACGAGGATAGCGATCAGGACTGGTCGGCATTCACTGGTCGGGCCGGTTTGGTGTACCTGTTCGACAACGGCTTTGCGCCTTACGTCAGCTATTCGGAATCATTCAACCCCGTTTCGGGCACGACGTCACCGGCGCGCGGTAGCAAGCCGATGGATCCGGAGACCGGCAAGCAGTACGAAATCGGCATTCGCTATCAGCCACCCGGCAGTGAAACGCAGATCACCCTGTCGTTGTACGACCTGCTCAAACAGAATGCACTGACAACAGATCCGGACAACTGGTCCTACAGCGTGCAGACCGGCGAGACCCGCTCAAAAGGTATCGAACTTGAAGCCTTCACCACTATCGCCAATGACCTGAAGTTGACCGCCTCCTATTCCTACAGCGACGTCAAAGTCACCAAGGACAATGACGGCAACGAAGGCAATCGCCTGTACAAGGTGCCCGCACAATTGGCCAGCGCCTGGCTGGACTACAGTGTGCCATTCGACCCACTGCAAGGTCTGAGCATCGGTTTCGGCGCACGCTACACCGGCTACACCTATGGCGATGCGGCGAACACCTTCAAGGTACCTGCCTACACCTTGCTCGATGCTGCTGTACGTTATGACCTGGGCAAACTCGACCCTAAGCTCAAAGGCACGCGTATCAGCGTCAACGCCAGCAATATCAGCGACCGCTACTACGTCGCCTCCTGTTTCTTCGCTCTGGCATGCAACATGGGCGAAGGGCGCAAGGTGGTGGCGGAGCTAAGTTACCGCTGGTGA
- a CDS encoding YqaE/Pmp3 family membrane protein yields the protein MDLIRIIIAILLPPLGVFLQVGFGGAFWLNILLTLLGYIPGIVHAVYIIAKR from the coding sequence ATGGACCTGATCCGCATCATCATCGCCATTCTCTTGCCGCCGCTCGGCGTGTTCCTGCAGGTTGGCTTCGGCGGCGCCTTCTGGCTGAACATCCTGCTGACGTTGCTGGGCTATATCCCCGGTATCGTGCATGCGGTGTACATCATCGCCAAGCGTTGA
- a CDS encoding aspartate aminotransferase family protein, with product MNLFNLRRPAPAVAERKVAAVVPQAAAELSRECLMPAIERAPQVFVRGQGSWLWDSEGHAYLDFTQGCAVNSLGHSPSVLVKALGSQAQALINPGAGFHNRGLLNLVNRLCESTGSDQAYLLNSGAEACEGAIKLARKWGHLHRNGAYHIITASQSCHGRSLGALSASDPSSCNRCEPGLPGFSKVPFNDLEALHAAVDSRTVAIMLEPIQGEAGVIPATQAYLKGVERLCRELGILLILDEVQTGVGRCGALLAEQLYGVRADILTLGKGLGGGVPLAALLARGSACCAEVGELEGSHHGNALMSAAGLAVLQTVLEPGFFEHVQDSGRHLRDGLSRLAGRYAQLEVRGQGLLWALQLSDDIANDLVRAALHEGLLLNAPQADVLRFSPALTVSKGNIDEMLLRLARAFARVHAAQQSQRREATA from the coding sequence ATGAACCTGTTCAACCTGCGCCGCCCGGCACCCGCCGTGGCCGAGCGCAAAGTTGCTGCGGTTGTGCCGCAAGCTGCAGCAGAGTTGTCGCGTGAATGTCTGATGCCAGCGATCGAACGCGCACCGCAAGTGTTCGTGCGTGGCCAGGGCTCATGGCTGTGGGACAGCGAAGGCCATGCTTACCTGGATTTCACCCAGGGCTGTGCAGTCAACAGCCTCGGTCACAGCCCCAGTGTGTTGGTCAAAGCCCTGGGCAGCCAGGCTCAGGCGCTGATCAATCCGGGGGCGGGCTTTCATAACCGTGGCCTGTTGAACCTGGTCAATCGCCTGTGTGAAAGCACTGGCAGCGACCAAGCCTACCTGCTCAACAGCGGTGCCGAAGCCTGCGAAGGGGCTATCAAGCTGGCGCGCAAATGGGGCCATCTGCACCGCAACGGCGCCTACCACATCATCACTGCCAGCCAGAGTTGCCATGGTCGCAGCCTGGGCGCGTTGTCGGCCTCCGACCCGTCGTCGTGCAACCGCTGCGAGCCGGGTTTGCCTGGTTTCAGCAAAGTGCCATTCAACGACCTTGAAGCATTGCACGCAGCGGTCGACTCGCGCACGGTGGCAATCATGCTAGAGCCGATCCAGGGTGAAGCCGGGGTGATTCCCGCGACCCAGGCATACCTCAAGGGGGTCGAGCGTCTGTGCCGCGAGCTGGGAATTCTGCTGATTCTCGATGAGGTACAGACCGGCGTCGGCCGTTGTGGCGCCCTGCTGGCCGAGCAGTTGTATGGCGTGCGCGCTGACATCCTCACCCTCGGCAAGGGGCTGGGAGGCGGTGTGCCGCTGGCCGCCTTGCTGGCCCGAGGCTCTGCCTGCTGCGCCGAAGTTGGCGAGCTCGAAGGCAGCCATCATGGCAACGCGCTGATGAGTGCGGCGGGCTTGGCGGTGCTGCAGACCGTGCTGGAACCGGGCTTCTTTGAGCACGTACAGGATTCGGGGCGGCATCTGCGTGATGGCCTCAGTCGCCTGGCCGGTCGTTATGCCCAGCTTGAAGTGCGTGGTCAGGGTTTGCTCTGGGCCTTGCAACTGAGCGACGACATCGCCAACGACCTGGTCCGGGCCGCCTTGCACGAAGGCTTGCTACTCAATGCCCCGCAAGCCGACGTACTGCGCTTTTCCCCGGCCTTGACGGTGAGCAAGGGCAACATCGACGAAATGCTCCTGCGCCTTGCCCGGGCCTTCGCCCGCGTCCATGCCGCCCAGCAAAGCCAGCGGCGCGAGGCCACGGCCTGA
- a CDS encoding MOSC domain-containing protein, whose translation MNTVYVDGVYIGKAKNLGHGLLTDIDKQEVARRLWLWPQGLGSDEHGDPRFHTGPERALHHYPAEHYAWWRQRYPQLDWCAPGFGENLSTRGLDEHLVCLGDMFRWGGALLQISQPRSPCYRLSHRWGLLNLPQQAQDSGRCGWFYRVLKPGFVSADDPFELIQRSYPGLTVAWALRTFYREPLEHAGLKKLVDCPALSSRWRDIAIKRLRTGQVEDWSARLLGLPLEGLRA comes from the coding sequence ATGAACACCGTGTATGTGGATGGCGTTTACATAGGCAAGGCAAAAAACCTCGGGCATGGCTTGTTGACTGATATCGATAAGCAGGAGGTTGCAAGACGGTTGTGGCTATGGCCACAGGGGCTGGGTAGCGACGAACACGGCGACCCGCGCTTTCATACCGGCCCAGAGCGAGCTTTACATCACTACCCGGCAGAGCACTACGCCTGGTGGCGGCAACGTTATCCACAGCTCGACTGGTGTGCCCCGGGGTTTGGCGAGAACCTTTCGACTCGCGGCCTGGACGAGCACCTGGTATGCCTGGGCGATATGTTCCGCTGGGGTGGGGCGCTGTTGCAGATCAGCCAGCCGCGTTCGCCGTGTTATCGCCTGAGCCATCGCTGGGGTTTGCTGAACTTGCCGCAACAAGCGCAAGACAGTGGCCGCTGCGGGTGGTTCTACCGGGTGCTCAAACCTGGTTTTGTCAGCGCCGATGATCCTTTTGAACTGATTCAACGCAGTTACCCTGGCCTGACCGTGGCCTGGGCGTTGCGCACTTTTTACCGTGAACCTCTGGAGCATGCAGGTTTGAAAAAGCTGGTGGATTGTCCGGCCCTCTCGTCTCGCTGGCGCGATATCGCGATCAAGCGTCTGCGTACCGGTCAGGTCGAAGACTGGAGCGCGCGCCTGCTGGGCTTGCCGCTCGAGGGGCTGCGCGCATGA
- a CDS encoding LysR family transcriptional regulator — protein MDFRQLRYFVAVYEEGHVGRAAERLSLSQPALSQQIRQLEQNLDVSLFERGNKRLLPTLAAHTLYNHALPLLDGLQRAREALRNFKGQSLRTLAIGVLQTVRPSLVPQLLDRVRKAQPHLVVQIYELSGLEIERRLLNGSLDIGISYLPPRQPGLHGLMLYEDELQLVIPNTHPLREFKKVSLKQAAELPMLLLGEEFQVRQIWQSQLANLGRRPQVQAEMNNMGGILDSLAHTSLATVLPGRAKEVVEDDQELLWKPLSEPRVPLKIGLVFRDAQRQQASVELLRNLLEEEADPRQIGVSPLDVLG, from the coding sequence ATGGATTTTCGCCAACTGCGTTATTTCGTCGCGGTGTATGAAGAAGGCCATGTCGGTCGTGCTGCCGAGCGCCTGTCACTGTCGCAACCGGCCCTCTCGCAGCAGATCCGCCAACTCGAGCAGAACCTCGATGTGAGCCTGTTCGAGCGTGGCAACAAGCGCCTGCTGCCGACCCTGGCTGCGCACACCCTGTACAACCACGCCCTGCCCTTGCTCGATGGCCTGCAGCGGGCCCGCGAGGCCCTGCGCAACTTCAAGGGTCAGTCGTTGCGCACCCTGGCCATCGGCGTGCTGCAGACCGTGCGCCCGAGCCTGGTTCCGCAATTGCTCGATCGGGTGCGCAAAGCACAGCCGCATCTGGTGGTACAAATTTATGAGCTGTCGGGCCTGGAAATCGAGCGGCGCCTGCTCAATGGCAGCCTGGACATCGGCATCAGCTACCTGCCGCCACGCCAACCTGGGCTGCACGGGCTGATGCTGTACGAAGACGAACTGCAACTGGTCATTCCCAACACCCACCCCTTGCGTGAGTTCAAGAAAGTCTCACTCAAGCAGGCGGCGGAACTGCCCATGCTATTGCTGGGCGAAGAGTTCCAGGTGCGGCAGATCTGGCAGTCACAGCTGGCCAACCTGGGACGGCGGCCACAGGTACAGGCAGAAATGAACAATATGGGCGGGATTCTCGACAGCCTGGCGCATACCTCGCTGGCCACCGTACTGCCGGGGCGCGCCAAGGAAGTGGTCGAGGATGACCAGGAACTGCTGTGGAAGCCGTTGAGCGAACCACGGGTGCCGCTGAAGATCGGCCTGGTGTTTCGCGATGCACAGCGCCAACAAGCCTCGGTGGAGCTGCTGCGCAACCTGCTCGAAGAGGAAGCTGACCCGCGCCAGATCGGAGTATCACCACTGGATGTGCTGGGCTGA
- a CDS encoding acyl-CoA dehydrogenase C-terminal domain-containing protein: protein MADYKAPLRDMRFVLNEVFEVSKLWAQLPGLAEVVDQETALAVLEEAGKVTSKSIAPLSRSGDEEGCRWDNGAVSTPVGFIEAYQTYAEGGWVGVGGDSAYGGMGMPKVISAQVEEMVNSSSLAFGLYPMLTAGACLSINAHASDELKEQYLPNMYAGIWAGSMCLTEPHAGTDLGIIRTKAEPQADGSYKVSGTKIFITGGEHDLTENIIHLVLAKLPDAPAGPKGISLFLVPKFLVNADGSLGARNPANCGSIEHKMGIQASATCVMNFDEAIGYLVGEPNKGLAAMFTMMNYERLGVGIQGLASAERSYQNAVEYARDRLQSRAPTGPQAKDKVADPIIVHPDVRRMLLTMKALNEGGRAFSTYVAMQLDTAKFSEDAETRKRGEDLVALLTPVAKAFLTDLGLESTVHGQQVFGGHGYIREWGQEQLVRDVRITQIYEGTNGIQALDLMGRKVVGSGGALYKLFADEIRHFTASADSNLAEFVKPLNAALDNLDDLTAWVLDRVKNNPNEIGAASVEYLQVFGYTAYAYMWALMARTALAKQGEDDFYASKLGTARFYFARLLPRIHSLSASVKAGSESLYLLDAAQF from the coding sequence ATGGCTGACTATAAAGCGCCCCTGCGCGATATGCGCTTCGTCCTCAACGAAGTCTTCGAGGTTTCCAAACTCTGGGCGCAGTTGCCGGGCCTGGCCGAGGTAGTGGACCAAGAGACCGCTCTGGCAGTGCTTGAAGAAGCCGGCAAGGTCACCAGCAAGAGCATCGCGCCCCTGAGCCGCAGCGGCGATGAAGAAGGTTGTCGTTGGGACAATGGCGCAGTCAGCACCCCGGTCGGCTTTATCGAGGCCTACCAGACCTATGCCGAAGGCGGCTGGGTTGGCGTAGGTGGCGATTCGGCCTACGGCGGCATGGGCATGCCCAAGGTCATCTCGGCCCAGGTCGAGGAAATGGTCAACTCTTCCAGCCTGGCGTTTGGCCTTTACCCGATGCTGACTGCTGGTGCGTGCCTGTCGATCAACGCCCACGCCAGTGACGAGCTCAAGGAGCAGTACCTGCCGAACATGTATGCCGGTATCTGGGCTGGCTCCATGTGCCTGACCGAACCTCACGCCGGCACTGACCTGGGCATCATCCGCACCAAGGCCGAGCCACAGGCTGATGGCAGCTACAAGGTCAGCGGTACCAAGATCTTCATTACCGGCGGCGAACACGACCTCACCGAAAACATTATCCACCTGGTACTGGCCAAGCTGCCTGACGCGCCTGCCGGGCCGAAAGGCATTTCCCTGTTCCTGGTGCCGAAGTTCCTGGTCAATGCCGATGGCAGCCTGGGCGCACGCAACCCGGCCAATTGCGGTTCGATCGAGCACAAGATGGGCATCCAGGCCTCTGCCACCTGCGTGATGAACTTCGACGAAGCGATCGGCTATCTGGTCGGTGAGCCGAACAAGGGCCTGGCGGCGATGTTCACCATGATGAACTACGAGCGCTTGGGTGTAGGCATTCAAGGCCTGGCTTCGGCCGAACGCTCTTACCAGAACGCCGTCGAATATGCCCGTGACCGTCTGCAGAGCCGCGCGCCGACCGGCCCGCAAGCCAAGGACAAAGTCGCCGACCCGATCATTGTTCACCCCGATGTACGGCGCATGCTGCTGACCATGAAAGCCCTCAATGAGGGTGGTCGTGCCTTCTCCACCTACGTGGCGATGCAGCTTGATACCGCCAAGTTCAGCGAAGACGCCGAGACGCGTAAACGCGGCGAAGACCTGGTGGCCTTGCTGACGCCGGTAGCCAAGGCATTCCTCACTGATTTGGGCCTGGAATCGACGGTCCATGGCCAGCAGGTGTTTGGCGGCCACGGTTACATCCGCGAGTGGGGCCAGGAGCAACTGGTGCGCGATGTGCGCATTACCCAGATCTACGAAGGCACCAATGGCATTCAGGCCCTCGACCTGATGGGGCGCAAGGTAGTGGGTAGCGGCGGCGCGCTGTACAAGCTGTTTGCTGACGAAATTCGCCATTTCACCGCCAGTGCCGACAGCAACCTGGCCGAATTCGTCAAACCACTGAACGCTGCCCTGGACAACCTCGACGACCTGACCGCTTGGGTTCTGGATCGGGTCAAGAACAACCCGAACGAAATCGGCGCGGCGTCGGTGGAGTACCTGCAGGTATTCGGCTACACCGCCTATGCCTACATGTGGGCGCTGATGGCCCGTACAGCCCTGGCCAAGCAAGGCGAAGACGACTTCTATGCCAGCAAGCTGGGCACCGCACGCTTCTATTTCGCCCGTTTGCTGCCGCGTATCCACTCGCTGAGCGCCTCGGTCAAAGCTGGTAGCGAGTCACTGTACCTGCTGGATGCAGCGCAGTTTTGA
- a CDS encoding GGDEF domain-containing protein → MFRLSAVRLSHFLPSACLLVSGLAAAYVRDLSVFFTSLFNVLPTLVLLLGGAYCAVYRRQRELFLMLTVYIAYFLLDTQTDFYRDNGRVREDAAVVFHLVCLLLPLMFALYGAWQERTHLFQDMVARFAVLLAVGSVALGLEQSFPQALLGWLAEIRWPSLHGQWMSLIQLAYPVFLCAFILLVVQYLRQPRPLHAAQLIGLVGIFWMLPKTFILPFTLNIMCSQVMLMIAAAVSHEAYQMAFRDELTGLPGRRALNERMQRLGRNYVLAMTDVDHFKKFNDTHGHDVGDQVLRLVASKLSKVTGGGRAYRYGGEEFAVVFAGKSIEECMPHLEAVREVIANYNIQLRNQDNRPQDDQQGRQRRGLPAASSVSVTISIGVSERLADHRSPDEVLKSADQALYSAKGAGRNCVVAFGVQAKRGAVRMA, encoded by the coding sequence TTGTTTCGTTTATCCGCTGTACGCCTGAGCCATTTCCTGCCATCAGCCTGCTTGCTGGTATCAGGGCTCGCGGCCGCTTATGTGAGAGACCTGAGTGTCTTCTTCACGTCGCTGTTCAATGTCCTGCCTACCTTGGTTTTGTTGCTGGGTGGCGCTTACTGCGCCGTGTACCGCCGCCAGCGTGAGCTGTTTCTGATGCTTACGGTTTACATTGCCTACTTTCTGCTCGATACCCAGACTGACTTCTACCGTGACAATGGCCGCGTGCGTGAAGACGCGGCGGTGGTGTTCCACCTGGTTTGCCTGCTGTTGCCGCTGATGTTTGCCTTGTACGGCGCCTGGCAGGAGCGTACTCACCTGTTCCAGGATATGGTCGCGCGCTTTGCCGTGTTGCTGGCGGTGGGCAGTGTCGCCCTGGGCCTGGAGCAGAGTTTCCCACAGGCCCTGTTGGGCTGGCTGGCGGAAATTCGCTGGCCGTCGTTGCACGGCCAGTGGATGAGCCTGATCCAGCTCGCCTACCCGGTTTTCCTCTGCGCCTTCATCTTGCTGGTGGTGCAGTACCTGCGTCAGCCACGGCCTTTGCACGCGGCGCAGTTGATCGGCCTGGTCGGGATCTTCTGGATGCTGCCCAAGACGTTCATCCTGCCCTTCACCCTGAACATCATGTGCAGCCAGGTGATGCTGATGATTGCTGCTGCGGTCTCCCACGAGGCCTATCAGATGGCCTTTCGTGATGAGCTGACCGGCTTGCCCGGGCGTCGCGCGCTCAACGAGCGCATGCAACGGCTGGGGCGTAATTACGTACTGGCGATGACTGATGTTGACCACTTCAAGAAGTTCAACGACACCCATGGCCATGACGTGGGCGACCAGGTGCTGCGCCTGGTGGCCAGCAAACTGTCGAAGGTTACCGGTGGCGGTCGCGCCTATCGCTATGGCGGTGAGGAATTCGCGGTGGTGTTTGCCGGCAAGAGCATCGAAGAGTGCATGCCGCATCTGGAAGCGGTGCGTGAGGTCATTGCCAACTACAACATCCAGTTGCGCAACCAGGACAACCGTCCCCAGGATGACCAGCAAGGTCGGCAACGCCGTGGCTTGCCGGCGGCGTCCAGTGTGTCGGTGACCATCAGTATCGGCGTCAGCGAGCGCCTTGCCGATCATCGTTCGCCCGACGAGGTGCTCAAGTCCGCTGACCAGGCCCTGTACAGTGCCAAAGGTGCCGGACGTAACTGTGTTGTGGCTTTCGGGGTTCAGGCCAAACGTGGTGCGGTACGCATGGCGTGA